The following coding sequences are from one Formosa haliotis window:
- a CDS encoding nuclear transport factor 2 family protein, whose product MQTENLITKFYTSFSNGDINGMLACYHKEVVFQDPVFGKLKGERAFKMWEMLLSQKKETTIITFQDVQATTECGSANWVATYLYGDKKRKVTNRVHANFKFKDGKIIEHIDTFDLWTWTKQAMGVPGYLLGWTAFMKHKIQETTNKNLDRFIEKTSK is encoded by the coding sequence ATGCAGACTGAAAATTTAATCACGAAATTCTACACTTCTTTTTCTAACGGAGACATAAATGGCATGTTGGCATGTTACCATAAGGAGGTTGTTTTTCAGGACCCTGTTTTTGGAAAGCTAAAAGGAGAAAGAGCTTTTAAAATGTGGGAGATGTTACTGTCTCAGAAAAAAGAAACCACCATAATTACCTTTCAAGATGTGCAAGCCACTACAGAATGTGGTTCTGCCAATTGGGTTGCGACCTATCTTTATGGTGATAAAAAACGGAAAGTCACAAATCGTGTCCATGCCAATTTTAAATTTAAAGATGGTAAAATTATAGAGCATATAGACACGTTCGACTTGTGGACTTGGACCAAACAAGCTATGGGTGTACCAGGATATTTACTAGGATGGACGGCCTTTATGAAACATAAAATTCAAGAAACGACGAACAAAAACCTAGATCGATTTATCGAGAAAACTTCAAAGTAA
- the deoC gene encoding deoxyribose-phosphate aldolase gives MDIAKYIDHTLLKSSATEEDITKLCNEALKYNFYSVCVNSFYVPFVKSLLKGSDVKVCATIGFPLGAVTTETKVFETKMAIDQGAEEIDMVLQIGMLKGKDFEMVLEDIKAVKACMGTVPLKVIFEISELSDAEIIKASELSIKAHADFIKTSTGFSASGATLSAVKLMKETANGRAKVKASGGIRDLETCLQFIEAGADRIGTSSGVDIVEAYNAQQ, from the coding sequence ATGGATATCGCGAAATACATAGATCATACGCTTTTAAAATCGTCTGCAACCGAGGAAGATATTACAAAACTTTGTAATGAAGCTCTTAAATATAATTTTTACTCGGTGTGCGTTAATAGTTTTTATGTACCCTTTGTAAAAAGCTTATTAAAAGGCTCTGATGTAAAAGTGTGTGCGACTATCGGATTTCCGCTAGGTGCCGTAACCACAGAAACTAAGGTATTCGAAACTAAAATGGCAATAGACCAAGGTGCCGAAGAAATTGATATGGTTTTACAGATTGGCATGTTAAAAGGCAAAGATTTTGAAATGGTACTCGAAGACATTAAAGCCGTAAAAGCTTGTATGGGAACAGTACCTTTAAAAGTAATTTTTGAAATTAGCGAATTGTCTGATGCCGAAATTATAAAAGCCAGCGAACTTAGTATTAAAGCACATGCAGATTTTATAAAAACCTCAACTGGATTTTCTGCTAGCGGTGCCACCTTGTCTGCAGTAAAACTTATGAAAGAAACGGCAAACGGCCGAGCTAAAGTAAAAGCTTCTGGCGGTATTAGAGATTTAGAAACTTGCTTACAATTTATTGAAGCGGGTGCCGACCGTATCGGAACCTCGTCTGGTGTAGATATAGTTGAAGCCTACAATGCCCAACAATAA
- the deoD gene encoding purine-nucleoside phosphorylase: MSIHIEAEKGAIAETILLPGDPLRAKWISEHYLENAVCFNTVRNMFGYTGTYQGKRISVMGTGMGIPSISIYATELITDFGVKNLIRVGSAGSYQKNINIRDIVIAMAASSSGINKTRFLGADFAPTASFELFQRAVDVAKNKNIPIKAGNVLSSDEFYADDFDSYKKWADFGVLCVEMEAAGLYTVAAKHKVNALAILTISDSLVTGEHTTAKERETTFNDMIKIALDLA; encoded by the coding sequence ATGAGCATACATATTGAAGCCGAAAAAGGAGCTATTGCCGAAACCATTTTATTACCAGGAGACCCTTTGCGTGCCAAATGGATTTCTGAACATTATTTAGAAAATGCCGTATGTTTTAATACGGTTAGAAATATGTTTGGATACACAGGAACGTACCAAGGCAAACGTATTTCGGTGATGGGTACAGGTATGGGTATCCCGAGCATATCAATCTATGCTACAGAACTTATTACCGATTTTGGTGTTAAAAATTTAATCCGTGTAGGAAGCGCCGGATCGTATCAAAAAAATATAAACATTCGCGATATTGTTATAGCCATGGCGGCATCGTCGTCTGGAATTAATAAAACTCGTTTCCTAGGAGCAGATTTTGCCCCAACTGCAAGTTTCGAATTGTTTCAACGGGCTGTAGACGTTGCTAAAAACAAAAACATTCCTATAAAAGCCGGAAATGTATTATCGAGCGACGAATTTTATGCCGACGATTTCGATTCGTATAAAAAATGGGCAGATTTTGGAGTACTATGTGTAGAAATGGAAGCTGCCGGATTATATACCGTGGCCGCAAAACACAAGGTGAATGCCTTGGCCATACTAACCATTTCGGACTCCTTAGTTACCGGAGAACATACCACCGCTAAAGAACGTGAAACCACGTTTAACGATATGATTAAAATTGCATTAGACTTAGCTTAA
- a CDS encoding arsenate reductase family protein — MNIMGVLAEDEKQMTLIYNSETSIGKQTLAYAEASDKKLLSIDISKTKITGTQWAEIASHLGTTIPSLVDEEHPNFVKNYGDDYVNLSEEDWIKVLQNQPEVLTGCIVINGKESVLITNPSDIVKYLGVDSKEIED; from the coding sequence ATGAACATTATGGGAGTTTTAGCAGAAGATGAAAAGCAAATGACATTAATTTATAATTCGGAAACCTCTATCGGGAAACAAACCTTGGCTTATGCCGAAGCATCCGATAAAAAATTATTGAGTATAGATATTTCGAAAACAAAAATTACTGGCACGCAGTGGGCAGAAATTGCATCGCATTTGGGTACAACTATACCAAGTTTAGTAGATGAAGAACATCCTAACTTTGTAAAAAACTACGGAGATGACTATGTCAACCTTAGTGAAGAAGACTGGATTAAAGTTTTGCAAAATCAGCCTGAAGTTTTAACGGGCTGCATTGTTATTAATGGTAAGGAAAGTGTGCTTATTACAAATCCTTCAGATATTGTTAAATATTTAGGAGTCGATAGTAAAGAGATTGAAGACTAA
- a CDS encoding NmrA family NAD(P)-binding protein — MKRILVTGATGNIGREVIHFLSEPPRDFTVIAAVRSIEKAKQQLATYPELEYSEFDFETEATFNAAFKNIDILFLLRPPQISDVNAVFKPLLQAAKSQNISNIIFLSVQGVESSKVIPHHKIEMLIKAFNFNYIFVRPSYFMQNLITTLSPEIQATNSITLPSGDAKFNWVDVKNIGEAVACFAKSFEEYANQAFDITGTENKSFPEVISKINSLTNQGLKFISVNPFRFYFKKRKAGLPKDYAIVMTLLHTLPRFQKAPQRSDTYFKLTGKQPTLLSDFIKRERAQFVNF; from the coding sequence ATGAAACGGATTCTAGTTACAGGAGCGACAGGAAATATTGGACGCGAAGTGATTCATTTTCTAAGTGAACCACCTCGAGACTTTACAGTTATTGCAGCAGTACGCTCTATTGAAAAAGCCAAACAACAGCTTGCTACCTATCCGGAATTAGAATATTCGGAATTCGATTTTGAAACAGAAGCCACTTTTAACGCTGCTTTTAAGAATATCGACATCCTGTTTCTATTAAGACCACCTCAAATTTCGGATGTGAATGCTGTGTTTAAACCGCTGTTACAAGCTGCCAAATCACAAAATATTAGCAATATCATTTTTTTATCTGTACAAGGTGTGGAGAGCAGCAAAGTGATTCCGCATCATAAAATTGAAATGCTAATTAAAGCCTTTAATTTCAATTATATCTTTGTGAGGCCGAGCTATTTTATGCAAAATCTAATCACGACCTTAAGCCCCGAAATCCAAGCTACTAACTCTATCACCTTACCTTCGGGAGATGCAAAATTTAATTGGGTCGATGTAAAAAATATTGGAGAAGCCGTGGCTTGTTTTGCTAAATCTTTCGAGGAGTATGCCAATCAGGCTTTCGACATTACTGGGACTGAAAACAAGAGTTTCCCCGAGGTTATCTCGAAAATCAATAGCCTTACAAATCAAGGTTTAAAATTCATTTCAGTTAACCCCTTTCGGTTTTATTTCAAAAAACGAAAAGCAGGGCTTCCTAAAGATTATGCGATAGTTATGACGCTTTTGCATACATTACCCCGATTCCAAAAAGCACCACAACGGTCTGACACCTATTTTAAACTCACGGGAAAACAACCAACACTTTTAAGTGATTTTATTAAAAGAGAACGCGCTCAGTTTGTAAATTTTTAG
- a CDS encoding glycoside hydrolase family 2 TIM barrel-domain containing protein has translation MKSFRAFLVLFFSFQVLIHAQTRTIQVLEQGWKFNKGHQTNAYKIEFNDSKWESVTVPHDWAIYGPFDKSIDKQNVAIIQNGEKEAAEKTGRTGALPFIGTAWYRNTFSVPHFEKGKKVILLFEGAMSEPRVYLNGKKIGEWAYGYSYFYFDISEDLSTGENTLAVEVSNPEFSSRWYPGAGLYRKVSLIVKNKESIDQWGTFITTPYVSKTEAQVNVKTKASGDGISLVTKVYDADKNEVGANNSTTQFGNQFDQNIKVSNPKLWSPETPYLYTAVSQIYVGKVLKDEVVTRFGIREIDYTAEHGFQLNGKTTKFKGVCLHHDLGPLGTAINTAALRRQLTILKDLGANAIRSSHNMPSLEQLELCDEMGFLFLAESFDEWKKPKVEHGYHRFFDDYAEKDIVNLVHATRNHPSVVMWSSGNEVPDQWGAEGVKRAKWLQEIFHREDPTRPVTVGMDQVKAVMESGFASLLDVPGLNYRVHLYEEAYEKFPQGFILGSETASTVSSRGIYKFPVEKAAMKMYLDFQSSSYDLEYCSWSNVPDDDFVMQDDKPWVIGEFVWTGFDYLGEPTPYDHVWPSRSSYFGISDLAGLPKDRFYLYRSRWNTDAETLHILPHWNWEGREGEITPVFVYTNYDSAELFVNGKSMGVQTKNKSTPQNRYRLMWMDVTYEPGTVKVVAFDKSGHAVAEKEIHTSGKPYEIVLTPDRKTIQADGKDLSYVEVSVVDKNGIPCPTATNQLQFKVKGKGGVYRASCNGDATSLEQFHLPTMKLFSGKLVVLVQATQNPGDIILEVKGKGLKTGKVELTSVEE, from the coding sequence ATGAAAAGTTTTAGAGCATTTTTAGTATTGTTTTTTAGTTTTCAGGTCTTAATACACGCACAAACACGAACAATTCAAGTTTTAGAACAGGGTTGGAAATTTAATAAAGGGCATCAAACAAATGCTTATAAAATCGAGTTCAACGATTCAAAATGGGAAAGTGTAACTGTGCCTCACGATTGGGCAATCTATGGTCCGTTTGATAAGTCTATAGATAAGCAAAATGTAGCCATAATTCAAAATGGTGAAAAAGAGGCAGCCGAGAAAACAGGACGAACTGGAGCTTTACCCTTTATAGGAACAGCCTGGTATAGAAATACATTTTCTGTGCCTCATTTTGAAAAAGGTAAAAAGGTGATTTTGCTCTTTGAAGGGGCTATGAGCGAACCTAGAGTGTATTTAAATGGAAAGAAAATTGGTGAGTGGGCGTATGGGTATAGCTATTTTTATTTCGACATTTCAGAAGATCTAAGTACAGGAGAAAACACCTTAGCTGTAGAAGTCTCTAATCCAGAGTTTTCTTCGCGCTGGTACCCAGGTGCGGGCTTATACAGAAAAGTATCTCTAATTGTTAAAAACAAAGAAAGTATAGACCAGTGGGGAACATTTATAACCACCCCTTACGTTAGTAAAACTGAAGCTCAGGTGAATGTTAAAACAAAAGCTTCGGGTGATGGTATTTCTTTGGTAACCAAAGTTTATGATGCCGATAAAAATGAAGTAGGAGCGAATAACAGTACTACGCAATTTGGAAATCAATTCGATCAGAATATAAAAGTATCTAATCCAAAATTATGGAGCCCAGAAACACCATATTTATATACGGCGGTATCTCAAATTTATGTTGGGAAGGTATTAAAAGATGAAGTAGTTACACGATTTGGTATTAGAGAAATAGATTATACTGCCGAGCACGGATTTCAGTTAAATGGAAAAACTACAAAGTTTAAAGGCGTGTGTTTGCATCACGATTTAGGTCCGTTGGGGACTGCAATAAACACAGCAGCTTTACGGCGACAGTTAACAATTTTAAAGGATTTGGGAGCTAATGCAATTCGAAGTTCGCATAATATGCCGTCTTTAGAGCAATTAGAGTTATGCGATGAAATGGGATTCCTTTTTTTAGCTGAAAGTTTTGATGAGTGGAAAAAACCAAAAGTAGAGCATGGTTACCATCGTTTTTTTGATGACTATGCAGAAAAAGATATCGTGAATTTAGTGCATGCTACAAGAAATCATCCAAGTGTAGTAATGTGGAGTTCGGGAAATGAAGTGCCAGACCAATGGGGTGCGGAAGGTGTCAAGCGCGCGAAATGGTTGCAAGAGATTTTTCATCGTGAAGATCCTACACGTCCCGTTACCGTAGGTATGGATCAGGTAAAAGCAGTTATGGAATCTGGATTTGCATCACTTTTAGATGTGCCAGGCTTAAATTATCGTGTGCATTTATACGAGGAAGCTTACGAGAAGTTTCCGCAAGGGTTTATTTTAGGGTCAGAAACCGCTTCAACGGTTAGTTCGCGTGGTATTTATAAATTTCCAGTAGAAAAGGCAGCGATGAAAATGTATCTTGATTTTCAAAGTTCATCTTACGATTTAGAATATTGCAGTTGGTCGAATGTGCCCGATGATGATTTTGTCATGCAAGACGATAAACCTTGGGTTATTGGTGAATTTGTTTGGACAGGTTTTGATTATTTGGGAGAGCCAACGCCTTACGATCATGTATGGCCGTCTCGGAGTTCTTACTTCGGAATTTCGGATTTAGCAGGGTTGCCAAAAGATCGGTTTTATTTATATAGAAGTCGATGGAATACTGACGCAGAAACCTTACATATTTTACCGCATTGGAATTGGGAAGGACGAGAAGGGGAAATAACACCGGTGTTTGTCTATACGAATTACGATAGTGCCGAATTATTTGTCAACGGAAAAAGTATGGGCGTACAAACCAAAAATAAAAGCACACCACAAAACCGGTACCGTTTAATGTGGATGGATGTTACTTACGAGCCAGGAACGGTAAAAGTTGTGGCTTTTGATAAATCAGGACATGCGGTGGCGGAAAAGGAAATACATACTTCTGGAAAGCCCTATGAAATTGTATTGACTCCAGATCGTAAAACCATTCAAGCAGATGGAAAAGATTTGTCTTATGTTGAGGTTTCTGTTGTCGACAAAAACGGTATCCCATGTCCGACAGCTACAAATCAATTACAATTTAAAGTTAAAGGTAAAGGCGGAGTTTATCGCGCTTCCTGCAATGGGGACGCCACTTCTTTAGAACAGTTTCATTTACCAACTATGAAATTGTTTAGTGGGAAATTAGTAGTGCTTGTTCAAGCCACACAGAACCCGGGAGATATTATTCTAGAGGTAAAAGGAAAGGGTTTAAAAACAGGGAAAGTAGAACTGACATCTGTTGAAGAATAA